Part of the Coccinella septempunctata chromosome 3, icCocSept1.1, whole genome shotgun sequence genome is shown below.
GTTGATCACGATTTAGGTTAGGTTGATCAACCAGAGATAGGTTGATCGTTTAAATGGCTTGTAACGATTTGCATAAACACTTTCAAGACGTCCATTGGAGCTACCAAAAATAGTCACGTGGGCGTAGATCGGTCGTACACTGTTCAACGACCGTGGTCACCGAGATGAATACCTAAATCGATTAGGTAACAAACGGCAGGAACGTGAACCGGCTAGAGACGCGGATCTACCTACAGAAAAGGCGGATTCTCGACCCGCAATCACTTGAGattcgaagaaaaaattagaattgGGAACCTTAGGATCCGGACGACATTAAACGCCGTCTAAAGAAACACCTCCTCCGCCCGCCCCGATCAGTACGGGAAAACAACCTCGGCGGGTAGAGAAGCAGCGCCCGCGTAACGTATGATGCGGGATCACGACGCCTGCTTGACCACGATGACCCCGGGTCGAGACTGCTGCTGGTGCAGCGTCGCGGCCCCGCGAAAATCCAGGAAGGAGTTCATCTCGGCGTGGAGATGATCGGCCGACGGCCGGGTGGTGAGCGCCAGGGGTACCTCCTGGGGACGCTGCTGCGGCTCGTCGCCGAACATGTGGTCGCCCTCCAGGTGTCTGATCGCCTCCACTATGGTCTCGAGGCTCTGCCGCGACCTGCTCGGCAAGAAACGCCCGGGCGTCGCGGACTCTTCGGCGTGCGGCGACGGCAGGCGTTCCACCTCCACCTTGGGTTCGGCCTTGATGGCCGCCTCCAGCACGGAGGGCAGTCGCTGTTCGGGATCGAAAGGGGGCTCCGGTTCGGGAGAGACCGTCCTCGATCGGACCGGCGAACACACGACAGTTTGGGTGTGACCGACGGGCGGTAGGCTGTCGGGCGCGACCAGTTGCAACGCGATCTCCTCGTTCTCTTCCACGTGGTAGACTGGGCCCTGGGACAGCTGCTGCTGGAGGTCGTACAGTTGCGCCTCCATCTGCTGCACCTGTTTCTCCAGTATCAGTCGTAGGCTTCTCTCCTGAAAAAGATTCAAGTTTGTATCAAGTTTTACAATGTATGGACAAACGATTCGCTGATCCAAACTTCCCTGTCTGCTGGGCCAGTATTCTTAAGTAGGACCAAGAGAAAAGTGAGAAGGAAATACACAATCGATTTTTGATAAAGAGTTGAAAAGTCCGCTTTCTATTATATTGTGCTCAAGAATACGGGCCCAAGGAGTTGGTCTTTCTACTTAGGAAACCTTCACCAATGATGATTCTTGCTTCCACATGTGTTTGTTACGGAATAAAAGAGAATATGTCGGTCAAACATCCAAATTCCTCACCTTCTCCAACTGACGCTTGATCTCCGCCGGACTCTCGCCGTTCGCCGGACTGCTCAGCGTGGGCCCGCTGACGCTGACTGTTATCAGACTGACCGGTTCCGGGTTCTCCTCCTCCAC
Proteins encoded:
- the LOC123309046 gene encoding transcription factor AP-4 isoform X2, whose protein sequence is MRESRINKGGEPPTPSMEAEKRIRREIANSNERRRMQSINNGFQSLRSLLPHHEGEKLSKAAILQQTAEYIYNLEQEKTRLLSQNCQLKRLVNQHEGGELPPKKRKTPEVIIPNKALVEEENPEPVSLITVSVSGPTLSSPANGESPAEIKRQLEKERSLRLILEKQVQQMEAQLYDLQQQLSQGPVYHVEENEEIALQLVAPDSLPPVGHTQTVVCSPVRSRTVSPEPEPPFDPEQRLPSVLEAAIKAEPKVEVERLPSPHAEESATPGRFLPSRSRQSLETIVEAIRHLEGDHMFGDEPQQRPQEVPLALTTRPSADHLHAEMNSFLDFRGAATLHQQQSRPGVIVVKQAS
- the LOC123309046 gene encoding transcription factor AP-4 isoform X1, yielding MSIYAAEDRVIFEGSVDVKKDILSDLSSRINKGGEPPTPSMEAEKRIRREIANSNERRRMQSINNGFQSLRSLLPHHEGEKLSKAAILQQTAEYIYNLEQEKTRLLSQNCQLKRLVNQHEGGELPPKKRKTPEVIIPNKALVEEENPEPVSLITVSVSGPTLSSPANGESPAEIKRQLEKERSLRLILEKQVQQMEAQLYDLQQQLSQGPVYHVEENEEIALQLVAPDSLPPVGHTQTVVCSPVRSRTVSPEPEPPFDPEQRLPSVLEAAIKAEPKVEVERLPSPHAEESATPGRFLPSRSRQSLETIVEAIRHLEGDHMFGDEPQQRPQEVPLALTTRPSADHLHAEMNSFLDFRGAATLHQQQSRPGVIVVKQAS